ttttgtaataacCACTAGTAACTTGTATTTATTAGACTTACcttgcaaaaataaaagtgtaaAAATGTAatgaagtaaaataaaaggtacttttacaattatttctaaaactaatatttattcttgtaCTTTCTGGACTTTGATAATTCTCATTtctatttaacaaaaataaaaagattctttttatatataccgTAAAtggattataaaattttatttatgactatttttcttttacgatttaaagtctaatttttttatttataggattttttttttaaattgcattatggtatctttttttttattatatctttttgtgttcttttaatatcattttttttttaaggttaAATGCATATTTTGTCCCTAAATTTTGACTGTTTACTCAGTTTAACACTCTAACTTTtgatttaatctaataaacaCTTGAACTTacttttttatgatatttaaacactttttAACATGTGTCTTTATTCAATACATCCATGTATATTGCACAAAGGTGTTTAAATTACTAAACAATAAAGTTCAAGttttagattaaattgaaaggcaaaagtgtttatatattaaaaagaaataaaatttagatgtCTGTTAGGTTAAATcgaaaattaaagtttaaacTGATTAATCGAtacaaatttagaaatataaatatatatttagctttatttattaaagttATGACAATATCATCTTCAATCTTCATCCTATTAaccttttcattattattaaaattcaaatagctattataaacataaaactatTATTCTTCTTGCCATCCCTAAAtgacttattttattattatgtacttttaattgcatttgagtatatttttagtatagtatattttttgaaatatatcttTTCATCGTCATCCAAACACTTTGATTGCGATACAAAATATGTAATATCCTTCAATACGTgaatattaaacataaaaatataaaattaaaataatatatttatctcACTTGGCtggtataataataatacaaattaaataatatttttttacatcttttattttatttttaatatttttcataatgaatcgtataaataaaaaaaattaaacaaaaaccataaaaaaacattaaaaggtcataaaaagaaatttgtagAAAAAACCGTGTAGCATGGAATTTTCtagaaaaaaatactttttacgGATAGCAGGTGCTTAGAAAGTTTAAAATCTCATTTCGAATTTAAGCTTAATTAATCATTTACCTGTGCGTTCTACggccgttattattatttcaattataaaatcaagtttaaagatacaatttaataaatttttaatatttgactttgatttataatatttttaaaaataaaagtaaattaattatttttaaatgtctttaatttttttaaaattttttattagtgtaataatataaaaattatttttaaatattttaatattatataaattaatactataattgatattattattttacaaaattataaagttataataattaaaaattaatttattagtaaatataatatttaaaatattatgttcaataattaaaatcattatctaattaaaaaattaatttattagttaatataatattaaaagataatttatatgctattttatagaataatcattatctaattagaaaattaattattatctaattaaaaaactaatttattattgatatgttatttcttaatattggaattttgtgtttaattaggaatgtaacttattaatcaataaattaatagagaaaattataaaattgcaTGTAAGTTTGAGTCTCATATGTCAAAAGTATGTAGACATGTAGACAATAATactatatgtcaaaaattaagaacatatatcaaaaaattttaaatcttagaaattaatatatatatatatatatatatatatatatatatatatagattaatcAAAAGTTCTTTTTATGGTTCAATTTGgataaaaacttaaatttttggGCCAGTTTGCTTTACAACATAAGTTCAGGGACAAATACATCTATACCCTCTCTCCAATATATAAATCTGATTTTTTCAGATGGAGTGGTGGTGGGCGTGTTTCAATTAAAAGGGGAACCTCACTtcttttaatcaattattctCCACTGCatcaaaaccctaaccctaactAACAGTACACAAAATCGGCAATGGCTAAGAAGCGAAAGCACGATTCCAAGGCAAGCGTAGAATCGACTGAACCTCCAAAGAAGCAACAACatcaagaagaggaaactGAAAAACAAGAACAGAAACAAGAAATTGTAGAAGAAGAAACAGAAGAATACGAACAAGTCGAAGAAGAAGTCgaagaagaacaagaagaggaagaggaagaggaagaggaagaagaagatgatcaaaatcaaaatcagaTCGACGGTGGAGGTCAAGGTGATGTTAATAATgattatgatgatgatgaccCGATAGAGAACCTTCTAGAACCATTTGGAAAAGAACAACTTGTGAATCTTCTTAAAGAAGCTTCCGATAAGCACCGTGACGTGGCGGATCGGATTAGAAAAATAGCAGATGCAGATCCAGCTCACAGGAAGATATTTGTGCACGGACTTGGGTGGGACAGCACCGCTGAAACCCTTACTAATGCCTTCAAGCAGTACGGTGAAATTGAAGATTGTAAGGCTGTTTGTGATAAGGTTTCAGGGAAATCCAAAGGTTATGgctttatactttttaagaAGCGGAGTGGGGCCCGCAAGGCATTAGAGGAGCCTCAGAAGAAAATTGGGAATCGAATGACTGCTTGTCAATTGGCTTCGATGGGTCCTGTTCCTACATCTACCGCTCCAGCGAATACCCCCGCTCCTGGTCAACAGCAGGTGTCTGAATATACACAGAGGAAGATTTACATTAGTAATGTTGGGGCGGATTTGGACCCGCAGCAGCTTACTAGTTTCTTTTCTAAGTTtggagaaattgaagaagGTCCACTTGGGTTAGATAAATTGACTGGTAAACCCAAAGGGTTCTGTTTGTTTGTGTATAAGAGTGTTGAGAGCGCTAAAAAAGCTCTTGAAGAGCcacataaaaattttgaagGGCATATTTTGCATTGTCAGAAAGCTGTTGATGGACCAAAACATGGTAAGTCtcagcagcagcaacagcaTCATAATGTGCAGAAGTCGCATTTTCAAAGGAATGGTAATGCTGGTGGTTACAGTGGTAGAAATGTTCCAGGTCCAGCTCATTTAATGGCGCCTGCTGCCCCACCGGGGATTGGGTACCAAGGAGCCGCAGGAGCACCTGCTTTGAATCCTGCACTTGGACAGGCATTAACAGCACTGCTTGCTTCGCAAGGTGCTGGATTGGGGCTTAATTTGCTAGGAAGTTTGGGTTCTGCTGCTGCGGTTAACCAGGGTGGTGTACCTGGTGCTGCAGCTGGAATGCAGGGTGCTTATGGTAATCAACCAAGTATAAGCCCGGGAGTGATTGGTTATGGAAATCAGGGAGTGATGCAGGGTGGTTACTCAAGTCAGCAGATAGGCCAGACTAGTTCTGGAAGAGGGCAGCATGGTGGTGTTGGGCAATATGGTGGTGTGGGGCCTTATATGGGTCACTAGATATTGTCTCTCTTTGGTAAGATGTAGATATGGATGGTCAATTTCTTATGTGAAGTTTTGTTTTGGAAACTGTACAATACTCATGTGCatgctatattttttatggtCTCATTGCATTTTTGTGGTAGAGTTGGTTTTACAACTTAAAGCATAAGAACACTCTGATAACTCTTTGAAACTCTTTTATTGCATATCCTTATTTGTTAAGCATTTATTAGTgtttatgcattttttatgaaatatatgtACTTCTTTTGTGTTTCTAATCAATCTTTATAGCTAATAGCATTCTCATTCTCATAAGTCTagataacttttttttttaagcatTCACCTTGTGATTAGCCATTTTATAGTATTTATGCATTCATTGACTGGCTGTACTTTTTCTATATCAGGTGTGCATTGATAGAATTACATAGAATTTGTTTTAATGATGACTCGAAGCTCTTTTTTCGAAGGATTTTAACGCTTATattcttttgaaattgttGTCTTTATGTTTTCCTACTAATTTTGCAGATCCCTATAGGTGCATGCATCAGTCTTTTATATATTGGCCTGCCGATTCTTCTGAAGTTTATGGAGCTTATGCAAATGAAGTCTTTCAAAATATGAACAAATGCTGCTTTTGGTTACTAGAAAGAGACTCTTAAAATGTATTTCTGCTTTCTCTACTTAGCTTTATCAgtgttttctttcatttcaaaatattgTATTTGGAGTTTCAGTACTTAGTTTAAAAGCTACTGTATTTTAAGTTTCAGTACTTAGTTTAAAAGCTTTGGAACTATTTGACTACCGTCACGAATCGTGTTTGCCTTGTGCAGTGAGTGAGATATAACAAAATTGCTTTATCTACTTCCACTCATGCAATGTTCTTCGATTTCTTACATTTTAAAATGTCCATGGTAGTTAATTTGGTTGTTTATAGTGGAAATTTTATGACCACTGTTTTCTATGCATTCACAACTTATTTTACTAGTTTTGCAAATCGCTCTACAAGCTATAAACTGGAATTACATTGTACTCAGAAGTTACCTAGTGGTTCTCCATAATGCATGTTTGATCTATTTTGTCCTGCATGGATCTCTGTTGTCAGCAAACACCTAGAGCTCAGAttgcttataaaattttgctGCTAGTGGTTTTGATGCAGGTTGAGCAATAATTCTTATTACTGACTTGCAGAAACAGCATGCGGTTGGGCAAGAATGATTAACTGTTCagatttttttgaaaattattttagaattctcTTTGTATCTTGCAGCTTTTTATCTCCCTGGGATTTGGTTATTTTAAAAGCACTGTCTTTTGCGAATTCAGATTGCTTTAGGCTGTGATATATGTGTATGCTTTTATGTACTATGTCTGGAAATGATTTTGAATTGGTGTTGGTCTTCAAATGTTTGTAAGACAGACTTGTCTTTTTAGAACTCGTAAAAActtttttgattttcttaaactGAGTTTGCCAGTTCAAACTCTTCAGTTGATTCATATTGTGGAAGATTCACTTGGggagaaaattaagaattgaCTTGATGTCATACCATAAGAAATTCTTAAGCTCATAAATTTGACTCTCGTTATGCAAGCTTATGTTTGCTTAAAGCTTTtggttttcatatattaaactaGCAATTCTATAGAAGCTAATTGATTGTCACAGTTAATTTGTGACACAGAACAAGGTGATTGCATTGGAGTTAAAGGTGAGATTGAGTTAAAAGGCGATTGCACTCTCAATACTTGTTATTTTACATTCCTAGAAAGTTGATATGGGAGCAGGTGGGACCAAGAGAATGCTGGAGTAGGCGATTAAATTATTCAAAGGAACAGAAGCTCTGGCTGACGGTTTTGCCTTTGGGGTATCTGGTTTTGTGAGAAGGCCTGTGGAGATTGACAGAAAAAATGATCTCTTAGaatttattgtataaataGTTGGTGAGGCATTAGATGATCTTTTTTTCCCTCACTAACAGTTGATGGGATCGGTGCAAGTTGTTCCAACTTCTTTTTTAGTTCTCAACTAAATATTCCCTCTCCCAGAGAATTGGAAACCCTTGGACTGTTCATGCTGATTGGATACTCGGCGAGAATTTTCAGAAAGGAGCTGTTGAGCAGGTACAGTTGCTATTGCTTGCTTATATATTGGTTTGCTTTTATCTGTAGTCAATATGTGAGAGAATTTCTCATATATTGAGGATGGTTGGAGATTCTAATTGTTGAGATGTAAGGTATTTCTGCTTGTTACTTTGAATTTTGGTAAGGTAGAATTTTGACAAATCCCAATGAGATTAGCATCCTGAagcaaattatttttaaccaATTCTTCCTTCTCGGGAAAAATATCTTCACACCATCAGTGTCTTAAAGTCCAGGATGAAATATGTAGGGTACGGTTAAAAGTTATGATTGTTGGGTTTTACATGTTTCTGCTAGTTTGACAGAATTCTGGCAATTTTCAACTGAAATATTTACTGCATTTTTATCTGAATAGCTTAGGGAAAAGCAAATAACTaatatgtgattgagaagctGGATAGTTGGTCATTAATGCCGAAATGGATATACCTGACAAATCAATGCAGCTTGAGAGGGAAGATTGCTCCATCAATTTTTTGATGACAAGTCCTGAATTTTGTTGTAAAGCTTATGTATGATCTCATTATGATGTTAATAGTGGATTAGAATTAGGTTGCAATTGTAGATTATACAGCAGATTTCAGTGGGTTCACTTGGCGGGTTGTTTTGGTGAGGGATGGAACTTTGTAGAAATTGCGAGCAGCGTTGCTGGTGTAGCTGCTTCACTTTCGGTGGTAGAATGATGTCAATTCACAGGGGCTGTTACTTTTGTTTTATAAGGAGTATATattatgtgtttatttatttatgttgaaaaACTGGCTGAATCAGAAATGTATGTGTTTTTATACATGGGACCTAACTTTAATTGGTCATTTGAACATGACTCCCCTCTATTATCGATTTGTTTATGATTCGGACtttaatttatacaaaatCTGAATTCGTCTAATCTAATTGCGCGTCTTTGTATATAAATGGGTCGTAGTCAACACTCTATTTAGGTGCGATGTGGGCCCGTCTATTCGTGGGTGGTCTAAAAAATCTTTTGAGTCCCAACTCCAGTAGATATCACAAAGGATGAAAGTAATTGATGACTTTACCTTGGCAATCCATCGTTGATCCTAGTTTCCCATGTAGAGCTTGTGCTCCCTATTCACACATTTGATTGAGGATTATGtaattgtaaaagaaaaaaaaaagccacaAAAGTAAAAACTGAAGACATTCTAATGGCAGATATTTAGCATTCTGTGATATTTAGGTTTCTAAGGGGCAGAATAACGCCACAGAAAATAATTCTTGACGATATCTAACCTTGCGGATGCTAAGATCCCACTTATAACCGAAGCTTATAATTAGGCTCACGGGTCCATTTGGCTcacaaattatttttcaagatCCAATTTGCCACGAAATCCGAATAAACTATTCATCCGAAATGATGAACTGTTCTTGGTTCTTCCTGCTTGGAGATTAGCAGACTTTTCATCCTGCTTGGACTAAAGATAGCAGCATCCTCCTAATTTCAATGGGCAACAACAATTCTGAAAAGAATAATGTTCAAGAAGCTGACAGCCTCTTTTGAGTTTTTGAATGATCGaaatataagaagaaaaaaaaaaggcttacCATTTCATTTCATGAGGTAGAATTTCAGTTTTGTCAGACCACCATTTCAGATTGAATTGAAACAAGTTGGAACAAAAATATGAAGTTTTAGCAGAATTGCAATGAATTAGACCTTGAAAAGTAGCTCATGGGCCAAATTAACCCTTTAACCTCTCAACTAGAAACATTCATAACCCTCCATTAATCATATTCTTGCagcttaaataaataacataactTAACATActgtaataaaatttatcagaATCCAAAAAAACCTGTAACCTAAAGTAAAAGATCAGTGCTAATCATCACGACATAAAAATGGGGTAAATGGAAGCCTGCTAGTTCATGAATTATGGAATATGCTAAGGTCTTATGTTCTGTCAGATGTTGCGATCAGGAGTGACTCTACAAGCTGGGAAGTTGTGATTTGTCTCAAAATGCGAGTACCTGTGGATACGCAGACACCTGGGATTTGCTCGTTTCGCCTAGAAACAGTacaaaatattagataaaCAGCTGAAATAGCAGCAAGAACCGGGTTTACATGGTAGTGGCTTGAGCAAAAGGCATTTCATACCATTAAGTAATTACAGAAGTTAAAGAAAATTGACTTTTCTTCAATTTCGCAAGAGTTCTAGACCTGCAACCAACATTCATATACAATagtgtttttttttcaagtCATGTAGCAGATCTCCTTTTATACTTGCTCTGCACTAGGCTCAGCAGGAAATCAGTAAAAATATGCTCATAATCCGGCATTTTCCCATACCCTGcaataatttcaaaaacttGTTCAACACAAGACATCTCAGATCCAGCCTTTATTGTATAACTGAAGCACAGGTGTGTAAAAGGTTACAGGCAGAAACATATACACCATGCAACCAGACATAGCATGAGATTCATCAAACAACAATAAACTgcaaatataagtaaatagaaaaaatctCTCGAAACTACTATTTAGtgacaataaaaatagaacAGTTATACCTGAGAGAGATTATTGGCCTCTGCTCATTGCTTAAAGAGCTTGCCAATGATTTAGCTCCATTTGTTTTTTCTATGTCCtaaaattcctttttttttgtggCCATATCAGAAAGGTACATATAGGAGAGCTTAAAAGAGTAATTAACTCATAAATTTgctcagaaaaaaaaaactatttgaCTCATAAATAGCTTATGAACAGTAATATTTTGCCTCAAAAAGACCAGTTGATTGGCAATGAGATAAGTAGTTACACTATTTAGCTGGAAAGTCATATTCAAGCATTTTAAGATTATTGGTATATAGAGACAAAAGtcattgtttaattagaaaacaaaagagCATAGAAAAGACATGGTTATCTCTCAGATATAGATGAACGAGCAATGTCTCCATTTGTTTGGAGAAAGTATAGGCTTGTTTAGTTGTGGGAAACCGAAGTTGTTTCCTAGAAAATTCTTCCAAGAAAACAGAGAAGTAGAAATTCATATTTACTTGACATAATTTTCCAAAATTgagaaatagaaaaacatttttcaaatctccatatttatatacatacataaagaaaacaatattttgatatttactATTTAGAAAACATGGAGCCATAAAGTGTGGGTTCTactattactttttattttgtatatccAAACTAACacatctctttttcttttttgtggctcttaacttaatttttaatttttccatttctcaaatcagaaataaaaaattagaaaaacttgaaaatgaaaaagagaactgaaaattgaaaatgaaaaaaattctCCACAACTAAACAACCCCTgtgttttcaaattttctgGTTCCACCTAGTTTCCTGTTAACAGTTTCAATAGGATGATCATTAAATCAACAAAGATACCAACACCACACAGAAAAATAGACAGACTGAAAATAGTCCCTTAACGCTATGCAAAATGTTAAAGAGCCCAGactatgaaaagaaaaggcagGCAAAAGATGATAAgtgtataaattatatattcaaaagtactttttattatttggaaaaaaaaagaacttgcCAGGAAAGTAGTTGATGTCAATCACATAGAATCTATCTCTAGTCCCATGCTCTCGAATCATATCTATGTTGAACAAACGAAGGCCCTGGAAAATGCATCACAAAGAAATTGTGATTAACATAGAGTCCAATAaagcagagagagagagagaaagtaagGCTACCAGTCTACAACGAAGCTCCCTTGCAAGCCTCTCCAGTAAAGGACGAGGAGGAAGTTCTGAAAGAAGGCAACACCAGACCAGATTAATGCAAAAGGAGTTAGGATAATCTACGAACTGCTTTTGTTTTCTGCCATCTCTGACAAAAAAAGAGAACCTACTATGTTGATCCATATGACAATGCtcacataaattaaaatgaagaGGTACAGAGCAACTGATTCAACCATTCAGCATTCATTTCTCAGGGTATCTACCCAAATTTGAGGTCAGTTAGGAACAAacaaattgattaaatattcataacaATTACAGCCCTTACAACCACCcaaaagaagtaaataaataaaatcagaaaCTCTAAAGTATTATTCACAAAAATAAGTGTATCATCTCTTGAacaaaaagatttttttaagaatCTCACCACCAACAGAAGGATCCAAATTTGCATCATCTGCAGAAGCCGCAGCAGAAGAGACCCTTGGAAAACGGAACACACCTGCAACTTTTGCTAGCTCACAATTACTGACATTAGGCAGAGAGAATCGCCGAACAACCTTTATAGTTTCTCCGACAATATAAACCTTAAAGAGAACACCACCTAGTACAAGAGGTGCCAAATTTAGAATTTCAAACAACAAAATATTGATGGCTGCACTAAAATAGATTTCCTGCCTTAGTCAAAATATCTTACCGTGATTAACAAACTCTTGTAGAACCATAGGAGGTTCCAGTTCTGACAGAGAGAATTCATCATAAGCAAGAAACAATTCATGTGACTTGGCAGTTCCATCCACTACCAATGGTTTTGCAACTACAATGGTAACatagaaaagtaattaaacAATGCATGATCCAAACGAACAATTGAAACAATTATGGAATATATAAGTAACAATCAGGACAACCACAACTtgtcaaataaatattttccaactgATGCTTAAAGGATTTCAAAATTGATCATTATAAATCTATTGAACAAAACCATAGCCCCATAAGTACATTAACCTTAACAACTTGATGAGATTCTAATGGTCATATCCATCCCTTCTTCTCTACCATCTGGTATCAGGTATGCAGAGGTGAGTACTGGAGATTGACCAAGTTGCACATATGCATGGAAATTTTACCTAGTGGCAATTTTAGCCCTGCTTTGCTAACTTCACGAGGTATGGATGATGGATCTTTATTGACAACCATTTGCCTTGGAACACAAACCTTGCCTGTAGGAACAACAAATAATTGCTCAACCAGTCAGTATTACTGAAACTACCGTCAATTTTTGAAGGAAAGACTAGTATACAGAAgttcaagaagaagaaga
The nucleotide sequence above comes from Ricinus communis isolate WT05 ecotype wild-type chromosome 6, ASM1957865v1, whole genome shotgun sequence. Encoded proteins:
- the LOC8268908 gene encoding UBP1-associated protein 2A, which gives rise to MAKKRKHDSKASVESTEPPKKQQHQEEETEKQEQKQEIVEEETEEYEQVEEEVEEEQEEEEEEEEEEEDDQNQNQIDGGGQGDVNNDYDDDDPIENLLEPFGKEQLVNLLKEASDKHRDVADRIRKIADADPAHRKIFVHGLGWDSTAETLTNAFKQYGEIEDCKAVCDKVSGKSKGYGFILFKKRSGARKALEEPQKKIGNRMTACQLASMGPVPTSTAPANTPAPGQQQVSEYTQRKIYISNVGADLDPQQLTSFFSKFGEIEEGPLGLDKLTGKPKGFCLFVYKSVESAKKALEEPHKNFEGHILHCQKAVDGPKHGKSQQQQQHHNVQKSHFQRNGNAGGYSGRNVPGPAHLMAPAAPPGIGYQGAAGAPALNPALGQALTALLASQGAGLGLNLLGSLGSAAAVNQGGVPGAAAGMQGAYGNQPSISPGVIGYGNQGVMQGGYSSQQIGQTSSGRGQHGGVGQYGGVGPYMGH
- the LOC8268910 gene encoding inositol-tetrakisphosphate 1-kinase 3 isoform X1, producing the protein MRINSEISSQEGEDKEEGKTMSVSIQQQQKMVVVGYALTSKKRKSFLQPKLEALARNKGILFVAIDLKKPLLDQGPFDVVLHKLLGKDWCEVIEDYQQKNPEVTVLDPPDAIQHLSNRQSMLQDVADLNLADCHGKVCVPRQMVVNKDPSSIPREVSKAGLKLPLVAKPLVVDGTAKSHELFLAYDEFSLSELEPPMVLQEFVNHGGVLFKVYIVGETIKVVRRFSLPNVSNCELAKVAGVFRFPRVSSAAASADDANLDPSVGELPPRPLLERLARELRCRLGLRLFNIDMIREHGTRDRFYVIDINYFPGYGKMPDYEHIFTDFLLSLVQSKYKRRSAT
- the LOC8268910 gene encoding inositol-tetrakisphosphate 1-kinase 2 isoform X2 → MRINSEISSQEGEDKEEGKTMSVSIQQQQKMVVVGYALTSKKRKSFLQPKLEALARNKGILFVAIDLKKPLLDQGPFDVVLHKLLGKDWCEVIEDYQQKNPEVTVLDPPDAIQHLSNRQSMLQDVADLNLADCHGKVCVPRQMVVNKDPSSIPREVSKAGLKLPLVAKPLVVDGTAKSHELFLAYDEFSLSELEPPMVLQEFVNHGGVLFKVYIVGETIKVVRRFSLPNVSNCELAKVAGVFRFPRVSSAAASADDANLDPSVGEMAENKSSS